The proteins below come from a single Cannabis sativa cultivar Pink pepper isolate KNU-18-1 chromosome 3, ASM2916894v1, whole genome shotgun sequence genomic window:
- the LOC115709936 gene encoding probable methyltransferase PMT2 isoform X1 yields the protein MAKKGNLGENKSRSPMSLFIIAGVCCFFYILGAWQRSGFGKGDRIADLVNRQTDCSILSNLNYETHHGNGIGMDDSKEISEFKPCGDEYIDYTPCHDQNRAMKFPRENMTYRERHCPPAEEKLHCLVPAPVGYVTPFPWPKSRDYVPFANAPYKSLTVEKAVQNWIQFEGNVFKFPGGGTQFPEGADAYISELATVVPLDSGMVRTALDTGCGVASWGAYLLKKNVIAMSFAPRDSHEAQVQFALERGVPAVIGVLGTIKLPYPSNAFDMAHCSRCLIPWGANGGMYMMEVDRVLRPGGYWVLSGPPINWSKSFKSWKRPAQELEEEQRKIEEYAKLLCWEKKHESGEIAIWRKRKNNDSCRNQATQAIMCETTKDDSVWNKKMEACITPYPELSELDKVAGGEWQPYPERLKAIPFRISSGSVPGVSAETYQKDIRLWKKHVSAYKRINKLIDSGRYRNIMDMNADLGSFAAALDSPKLWVMNVMPTIAEKDTLGVIYERGLIGIYHDWCEAFSTYPRTYDLIHANGVFSLYKSKCDPTDILLEMDRILRPEGAVIFRDQEDVLFKVRKIVRGMRWNTKMVDHEDGPLVSEKILVAVKKYWVAGENNTTSSQ from the exons ATGGCGAAAAAAGGGAACTTAGGAGAAAATAAAAGCAGAAGTCCCATGTCGCTTTTCATTATAGCTGGTGTGTGTTGCTTCTTCTACATATTGGGTGCCTGGCAGCGAAGTGGTTTCGGAAAGGGAGATAGAATTGCTGATTTGGTTAATAGACAAACAGATTGCAGCATTCTTTCGAATCTCAACTATGAGACTCATCATGGTAATGGTATTGGGATGGATGATTCTAAAGAAATCAGTGAGTTCAAGCCGTGTGGCGATGAGTACATCGACTATACTCCTTGTCATGATCAAAATCGAGCCATGAAGTTTCCACGAGAAAATATGACTTACAGGGAAAGGCATTGCCCACCTGCAGAAGAGAAACTGCATTGTCTTGTTCCAGCACCTGTTGGATATGTGACACCATTTCCTTGGCCAAAAAGTCGTGATTATGTGCCTTTTGCTAATGCACCTTATAAAAGCTTGACTGTTGAGAAAGCTGTTCAGAACTGGATTCAATTTGAGGGAAATGTGTTTAAGTTCCCTGGTGGAGGTACGCAGTTTCCCGAGGGAGCAGATGCCTATATCAGTGAACTTGCAACTGTAGTCCCATTGGACAGTGGCATGGTGAGAACTGCATTGGATACTGGCTGTGGG GTTGCAAGTTGGGGTGCATACCTGCTAAAAAAGAACGTTATTGCCATGTCATTTGCACCAAGAGACTCTCATGAAGCACAAGTACAGTTTGCACTGGAAAGAGGTGTGCCAGCAGTGATTGGTGTCCTGGGAACTATAAAGTTGCCATATCCTTCAAACGCCTTTGACATGGCCCACTGTTCTCGGTGCTTGATTCCATGGGGTGCAAATG GTGGGATGTACATGATGGAAGTAGACAGAGTTCTTAGACCTGGTGGTTATTGGGTTCTGTCTGGTCCTCCCATCAACTGGAGTAAAAGTTTTAAATCGTGGAAAAGACCTGCACAAGAGCTTGAAGAGGAACAGAGAAAGATTGAAGAGTATGCCAAGCTTCTATGCTGGGAAAAAAAACACGAGAGTGGTGAAATTGCAATatggaggaaaagaaaaaacaatgaCAGTTGCCGGAATCAAGCTACTCAAGCTATTATGTGTGAAACCACTAAAGATGATAGTGTTTG GAACAAGAAGATGGAGGCATGCATAACACCTTATCCTGAGTTAAGTGAATTGGATAAGGTTGCTGGTGGGGAATGGCAACCATATCCTGAGAGACTTAAGGCCATACCATTCAGAATATCCAGTGGATCAGTACCTGGAGTATCTGCTGAGACATACCAGAAGGACATCCGATTGTGGAAGAAACATGTTAGTGCTTATAAGAGAATCAACAAGCTTATAGATTCTGGCAGATATCGCAATATCATGGACATGAATGCTGATCTGGGAAGTTttgctgccgctttagattctCCTAAACTGTGGGTCATGAATGTCATGCCTACAATAGCTGAGAAAGATACTCTTGGCGTTATTTATGAGCGTGGATTGATTGGCATATACCATGACTG GTGTGAAGCCTTTTCCACATATCCAAGGACATATGACCTTATTCATGCAAATGGTGTTTTCAGCTTATACAAGAGCAA GTGTGATCCGACTGATATACTTTTAGAAATGGATCGAATCCTGAGGCCTGAAGGGGCGGTAATATTCCGTGACCAAGAGGATGTTTTATTCAAGGTGAGGAAAATCGTAAGAGGAATGAGGTGGAATACGAAAATGGTGGATCACGAGGATGGTCCACTTGTTTCCGAGAAGATATTGGTTGCTGTGAAGAAGTACTGGGTTGCAGGTGAAAACAATACAACATCATCACagtga
- the LOC115709936 gene encoding probable methyltransferase PMT2 isoform X2: MAKKGNLGENKSRSPMSLFIIAGVCCFFYILGAWQRSGFGKGDRIADLVNRQTDCSILSNLNYETHHGNGIGMDDSKEISEFKPCGDEYIDYTPCHDQNRAMKFPRENMTYRERHCPPAEEKLHCLVPAPVGYVTPFPWPKSRDYVPFANAPYKSLTVEKAVQNWIQFEGNVFKFPGGGTQFPEGADAYISELATVVPLDSGMVRTALDTGCGVASWGAYLLKKNVIAMSFAPRDSHEAQVQFALERGVPAVIGVLGTIKLPYPSNAFDMAHCSRCLIPWGANGGMYMMEVDRVLRPGGYWVLSGPPINWSKSFKSWKRPAQELEEEQRKIEEYAKLLCWEKKHESGEIAIWRKRKNNDSCRNQATQAIMCETTKDDSVWNKKMEACITPYPELSELDKVAGGEWQPYPERLKAIPFRISSGSVPGVSAETYQKDIRLWKKHVSAYKRINKLIDSGRYRNIMDMNADLGSFAAALDSPKLWVMNVMPTIAEKDTLGVIYERGLIGIYHDWCEAFSTYPRTYDLIHANGVFSLYKSKFEIEIAPFSGD; the protein is encoded by the exons ATGGCGAAAAAAGGGAACTTAGGAGAAAATAAAAGCAGAAGTCCCATGTCGCTTTTCATTATAGCTGGTGTGTGTTGCTTCTTCTACATATTGGGTGCCTGGCAGCGAAGTGGTTTCGGAAAGGGAGATAGAATTGCTGATTTGGTTAATAGACAAACAGATTGCAGCATTCTTTCGAATCTCAACTATGAGACTCATCATGGTAATGGTATTGGGATGGATGATTCTAAAGAAATCAGTGAGTTCAAGCCGTGTGGCGATGAGTACATCGACTATACTCCTTGTCATGATCAAAATCGAGCCATGAAGTTTCCACGAGAAAATATGACTTACAGGGAAAGGCATTGCCCACCTGCAGAAGAGAAACTGCATTGTCTTGTTCCAGCACCTGTTGGATATGTGACACCATTTCCTTGGCCAAAAAGTCGTGATTATGTGCCTTTTGCTAATGCACCTTATAAAAGCTTGACTGTTGAGAAAGCTGTTCAGAACTGGATTCAATTTGAGGGAAATGTGTTTAAGTTCCCTGGTGGAGGTACGCAGTTTCCCGAGGGAGCAGATGCCTATATCAGTGAACTTGCAACTGTAGTCCCATTGGACAGTGGCATGGTGAGAACTGCATTGGATACTGGCTGTGGG GTTGCAAGTTGGGGTGCATACCTGCTAAAAAAGAACGTTATTGCCATGTCATTTGCACCAAGAGACTCTCATGAAGCACAAGTACAGTTTGCACTGGAAAGAGGTGTGCCAGCAGTGATTGGTGTCCTGGGAACTATAAAGTTGCCATATCCTTCAAACGCCTTTGACATGGCCCACTGTTCTCGGTGCTTGATTCCATGGGGTGCAAATG GTGGGATGTACATGATGGAAGTAGACAGAGTTCTTAGACCTGGTGGTTATTGGGTTCTGTCTGGTCCTCCCATCAACTGGAGTAAAAGTTTTAAATCGTGGAAAAGACCTGCACAAGAGCTTGAAGAGGAACAGAGAAAGATTGAAGAGTATGCCAAGCTTCTATGCTGGGAAAAAAAACACGAGAGTGGTGAAATTGCAATatggaggaaaagaaaaaacaatgaCAGTTGCCGGAATCAAGCTACTCAAGCTATTATGTGTGAAACCACTAAAGATGATAGTGTTTG GAACAAGAAGATGGAGGCATGCATAACACCTTATCCTGAGTTAAGTGAATTGGATAAGGTTGCTGGTGGGGAATGGCAACCATATCCTGAGAGACTTAAGGCCATACCATTCAGAATATCCAGTGGATCAGTACCTGGAGTATCTGCTGAGACATACCAGAAGGACATCCGATTGTGGAAGAAACATGTTAGTGCTTATAAGAGAATCAACAAGCTTATAGATTCTGGCAGATATCGCAATATCATGGACATGAATGCTGATCTGGGAAGTTttgctgccgctttagattctCCTAAACTGTGGGTCATGAATGTCATGCCTACAATAGCTGAGAAAGATACTCTTGGCGTTATTTATGAGCGTGGATTGATTGGCATATACCATGACTG GTGTGAAGCCTTTTCCACATATCCAAGGACATATGACCTTATTCATGCAAATGGTGTTTTCAGCTTATACAAGAGCAA ATTTGAGATTGAGATAGCACCATTTAGTGGGGACTAG